Within Hirundo rustica isolate bHirRus1 chromosome 12, bHirRus1.pri.v3, whole genome shotgun sequence, the genomic segment CTCAGTTCAGGACAGAATATGTTTTTGGGCTTGATGTGACAGAAGATTTCCTTTAAGGGCATTTAGTTCTGCCCTCCTGTTACAATACAAAGTtgatttctgacatttttgaTTTTCTAGGCAGCTTGTACttgatccagcttccagctacTTTATGATGAAAGGGCttttctctgtgtcatggtAGCCTGCTAGGAGGTGGTTCTTTCATGCTGTTGGATCCAGACCTTTGGCAATAAATAGTATTTCATTACTGGTAACTTGGCATATTCCTTTCTTGCACCAGTAACCCAGGAATTGCCAGCATAACATGTTTTTGCTTTAATCTTCAGCATAAAGAAGATTTAAAGTCCTCCCTGTTGATCTTGGCCTGTAAATTTAAAACATTCCCCTTTGTGCAGAGTCTTTAATAAAGtcatctgctgctgccaagtGTAATTCTTTGTCTAACTTgctatctgaaaaaaaaaaaaaaggacagtgaGATCAATATAAGAAGCCTCTGGTCTCAGACCAGGTTAAAGCCTGTAAGTCCAAAATGAATGCTTATAGCAGTCCTGGATACAACCTACTTGGAAAGAGGGACCAATCTACTGCAAGACATAGTTGTTAAAAATAGATGTGTAATTTACAGGGGATGCATAATGTGTGGTAGGTAGAGCTCCAATATCCTTTTAAATAGGACCACTCTCTAGTCAGAGGCATGATGCCTGCAGTTTGGAACATGGAGAACAAGTGTTTCTGGAATTTGACTTTGTATTGGTTGGGTTTGGACTCATTCTTTGGGTGTTAACAATAACAGAGTGGTCTCTAAAGCAATAGCAAGACATCCCTGTTGTAGGAGTTAGGATTTAGTCCTGGGGGAGTTTCAGAGGGCCTCAGGGCATGACTGCTCATCTGTTCAAAGTGGTGGAAGTTGCTGCTGACTTTCAAACACTGTAGGCTCAGGCCCTGTAACGGTTcgaagctgtgccaggggaggtttagcgTGGATGTTcggaagcatttctttaccaAGAGAGTGGTgagacattggaacaggcttctGAGAGATGGTTGGTGCCCCAAGGCTGTTGTTACTGAAGGGGCAGTTGGGCAGTGCTGTGAATGACATGCTGTAGCTTATGGTCAGCCCTGAAGTGGTCAggcagttggactagatgatcagTGGAGGTCCCCTCAAACTGCAACAGTCTGTTTACAAGAGCAGAAGGGAGCAAATGCTATCTTGTTCTATTTGTTCTTAGACTGTGCCTCTTGCTGACAATGCCTCTTTATTAAACCAATTCCGTTACCTTTCTGATTGTGCTTAGGTGATAAAATTGtttcagtgcagaaggagaCTTTGGATTCTTACtgctagcaaaaaaaaagtcttttctttgTATATGTTACAGCACTCACAGGAACTGTAATGTAAAATTTTGTGTGGAAAGAAGGTGGGGGTGCTTTTAAGGTGCTCTCAGTCAACCTCTGCAAATTCTGAACACACTACAGGAGTACAGGACAAATTATGCATTTACCTCTGAACATAATTTTGAATCCTAGCAGATAAAGGCAAATGTTTCTTGTGTGAAACTGAAAATACCAGTGCAATAAAACATGTAATTTCTTCAATCTGTGGCCTTTGCCTTGCAGGTAATCTTTTGAACAAGGACTTAAATTTATAATAAGGACCATATTAgtgattttaaactgaaatattttggagaaTTCTTGCCTTAGGTGTGTGATTGCAGCTGGCTTTCTTAAACTGAACTCTTACCTGGGATCCATGTTTAGACCTGTTTGCCCAAGGCAGTTCTCACACTCCAGGGCAGAATGACATCAAATAGAACTGAGGGAACATCCCATAGGTGAGTTCATCTTTTCAACTGACTGCCTGATCAAACCACTCCTTGATGCAGCTTTTTAAACTGTCATGCTGGCATAAGGTCACATGCTTCTTGTTACCTTGCAGGAAATGGCTATAGAGTCACCACGTCATCTGGATTACAGTATACTGCACAGAGTTCCCAGAAGGAACTATACCCtatttttcctggaaataaattaattcttaaCAGGAAGTGACTTATAAATCGGGCCTGCAAGTGGGGGATTTTGCTACCCCAGGTTTTTCCGTAGCAACTCTTCATTGTCTGTAAATGTGTCCTTAACATTTTTCGAGACTTCTTAACAGCAATGCTGGGAAGTGAGATTTTTGTGCACAGCAGGCCTGCATTGTAGTTCTTTTTGGTGTTGCCAGGCTCTCTGTGCAAGTACTACTTTCGTCTGCCTGACTCCAGGAAGTGAGGTAGAAAAAGGTGAGAGAACTGTGAGTAGGAAGACATGTAGTCTTGCATCTAAATAAGTCCGTGTCGGCTCCAGAAAGAGGTGTTGAGTAATTAATTTCCTCCCTTAAGGTAAAGTTTTAATGAAGCCTGGAGAAATAGATGATCATGAGTGCCTGGGATATTGCTTCTAGGACAAGGCAAATGTAACAAGTTGCCTGTGTAAATGTGATGAAAAGTGGAGAAGTGTCTGGACAAGGGATGTGAAGCTATTAAGACCTGAAATTTGTGCTGGGGGCTACCTTCGACTGCTGCTAGGTGTTGTGGCAGACCTTGGACATTAATGAGAGACAgtgtgattttatttattcctcTAAAATAAAAGGAACTGGTTTAGAATCAAGTCAACAGATTTTGTCTGTGTTGTTAAGCATTGTCTAAGTTCATGAGCTAGAAAATACGACTGAGTAGTTTGGACAATAAATGGCATTAAATGGGATaagtaaataatgaaaaaaaggtTGGTCTTAAGTATTGTTGCCAAAGAAATTCTTCTAGAGTTTAAAAAACATGCTGCAGCATAGGCCGTTAATGCGTGACAGAGATTGAGGTTGAACTTGCCACGTTCTGCATTGACACCTGCTTGAGTAGTGTTACTATTAATGATAGGTTTCAAAGTAATATTCCTGTGCTTTATGAGGAAAGAACGGAGTGTTGGTTTCGACTTACCCATATTTCTTATTGCCTGTCACCAGCAAGTGATCCTGTGGCCATCTTGGGACAGGGGTGGGCAGCAGTAAAACAATCTTTAGGGTATTGTAAGAATGAGGCAAGCTCCTGTGATTGTAATGTGAATGACCTTAAAGTCTTGGTATTGCAAGACCTGTGCTAAAGTAACATTTTAGCAATGCAAATAGCTTTGAAGACTCTTGGATTCCAAGGATGGAATCTGTTGGCTTGAGCCCTTAGAGCTTTGAGGGTGGGGATGTAGCTCACGTGCTGTTCTCTCTGTACTGAGCGTCATGTGCAATGCCGAGCAAACGCATCTAGTGTATCACTGTTATCAGCCAGGCACTTCTAGAATAacttgatttcatttttctgaaatctttACTAATGAATTAACACATGGAATCAAAATTGAGCATAAAAGACCTGGAGCATAGATCTTGAGTGACAGACTATCTCTGCTGAATCACTGACGTTTGCTGATCTCTGACTGGTGCCTTGGTGTCGTTGCAGGTTCAGGTCCAGGTCCAGCAGTCACCGCAGCAGGTCTCCGCCCAGCAGCTCTCTCCACAGCTCTCTGTCCATCAGGCTTCAGAGCAGCCAATACAGGTCCAAGTGCAGATCCAAGGCCAGGCGCAGCAGCAGGCGTCCCAGACAATACAGAGTCAGTCTCTTCAGAGCCCCAGCCCAtcacagctgcaggcagctcagATCCAAGTGCAACATGTGCAGACTGCCCAACAGATCCAGGCTGCAGAGTTACAGGAGGAACACATACAACACCAGCAGATCCAGGCCCAACTTGTGGCAGGACAGGCCATTACTGGTGGCCAGCAGATCCAGATCCAGACAGTCGGGGCACTGTCACCCCCACCTTCTCAGCAAGGCTCCCCAcgagagggagagaggaggatcAGCTCTGCGAGCGTCCTTCAGCCGGTGAAGAAACGTAAAGTGGATATGCCTATTACTGTATCGTATGCTATTTCAGGGCAGCCGGTTGCCACAGTGCTGGCCATTCCTCAGGGCCAGCAGCAAAGTTATGTCTCTTTAAGGCCAGACTTGTTAACAGTGGACAGTGCCCATCTGTACAGTGCCACTGGGACCATTACTAGCCCCACTGGAGAGACGTGGACCATCCCTGTTTACTCCGCTCAACCGCGTGGTGACCTTCAGCAGCAAAACATAACCCACATTGCCATCCCTCAGGAGGCCTACAATGCTGTCCACGTCAGTGGCTCGCCCACAACACTGGCTACAGTGAAGCTGGAAGACGACAAGGATAAGATGGTGGGAAGTACTTCAGTAGTGAAGAACTCTCATGAGGAAGTGGTGCAGACTCTTGCTAATTCGATCTTTCCAGCACAGTTTATGAATGGCAACATCCACATTCCAGTGGCGGTGcaggctgtggcagggacaTACCAGAATACAGCACAGACAGTGCACATATGggacccacagcagcagcagcagcagcctacACCCcaagagcaggggcagcagcagcagctacaaGTCACTTGCTCAGTAAGTTAAAACTGCCTCTTGGTCTATTTGTGATTAACAACTTACAAATGGTGTGGAGAGGGAGCATGCCAACAGACAGCTGGTGTCTGGGAAGCGGAGATGCATCTGTCCCAGAAGCCCTGAACGTGTCACAGGGCACTTTACTCCTGATGGGTATAAGACTTTCATGTGATAATGTTGGTGCATAGTTAGAGGATTCTGTACTTTCCAAAAGAAAGTACAGTCTTGATCTTAGTGTTAAAAATTAATGGATGCATACTGATTGCTGGACTCTTCATAGTGGGTATTCTGAGATCTGCAGTATTTTCCTGAGCTGTTCCAGGGGTTGCAGTGGACAGGCAGGGATAATTGTAGCTAAATAAGGTGTGCTAATATGTACTAGTCATAATCAGTTACTTTGTGTTATGTTGCACATGGAGTCCACAGCATATCCAGTGCCCAGGTAAAGTATTGAAATTTGACTAGTTGTGAACAAACTTCCTGGATCAAGCGTACTTTGGGGTAcataaagtatttaaaataaaataccctAAATACATAATTCCAGGAGGGATGTACTCTCTCTCTAGGTGGGCAGTAAAGCTGCTAGAGGTGAACATCACACTTTTGAGACTTGACCCTCTCAAAACTGTGAAACTGAGAAGGAATTtgcctgcctgctctgtgctgtcctCTGGCATTGTGCTTCTAGGGGATCTGGGCAAGTTGCAGCAATTTTTCTCTATTTGTGAAAAATACAAGTTTGTTAAGAAGCATCTGCCAGTTCAGCAGGTTTACATCAACCCATGTTCAGCCTTCACACTGGACAAGGTGTCTGTGAGGTCAGTGCAGAAGACTGCACACTGGATTGGGCTGATGGAGGGAGTTGGCTCTGGAAAGCTTTCAGCTCTCTGGAGAGTTATGTGGCTGCACtgtggaggagagcagaggcTCAGTCCAGGCTCCTACAAAGACAAGGTGTCAGTTCACCTTTGGACTCTTTAAGGCAGAGAGGCTTTGCCTCACAACTTAGTTGCCATCTGCCTTGATTAAAGCTGGGCCTTTTCAGTCAgtcttgctgcagctgtgatacattctgcagctgcaggggctgatAAGCAAAAAGCTAGTAAGACCTGATGCAGAGAATGCTGCCTCTTCCAACCAGAGGCAGTTGGAAGGCTCCAGTCTGAGACTCTTGcatattttgctgtatttttttatactAAGTAAGCTACAGGTTCTAAAAGTCTCTGTGCCATTTTCATATGCCATGGTCTCTAGTACAGTCAGAGCAACTTCCACTAAGATTGACACTTAGCAGTGTCAAAGGAGAAGCTGCTTTTTGGAGTAGCtcttaggaaggaaaaaacaagactGTTTTGATATAAGAACTGCTTTCTGTAACATTCAGGGTGCCAGTGGGAGTTTGACTAAGGTCTGTAAAGCTGTTAATTGGGATAGCTATGAGACTCTGGGCATGAAATTGAGAACCTGTAGTGAAGAATGCAGAGTGAGTGGAGGTGAAGGGCTTGCTGCAGGTTTTACATTGGTGCTACTGGTTGCCTGACAAATAAGTTTCAGTTGGAGATTGAAATTCTTGGTGATCTAAGGTCCCGCTGCAAAGTAAATTTCCAAGGGGTCTGGAGATGCCTTAGGTGTGTAATAAGTCATGCAGTCACTCTTCACACAACAGTAGCTAGTCCTAGTAGTATTTGGTATTTTGAGAACATTGCATTTTAATTGAATTGATATTTTGATGCTGTGTTCTAGTCTTACTGCTTTATACCTTTTACTAGTGAATTAATCTTATTCATCATTGATGATAAAAACAGAATGTATTTATTCTGTGTGCCTGTTACATACTGCTTAAAGAAGAGAGTCTGGATAGGGAGGGATGCTAGTGGTGTATGGCATGTGATCGTACCCGGGACCTACCTCAGGGCAGTCTAGGTGTGGAGCAGCAGTGATGAGTAAAGCTGGTGGCACTTTCCTGTTCAGGGGCTGGTGGTCTCTGTGGCCTGCACTTGTAGTGAGATGGACTTCAGACTTCAGTGGTGATTTAGCGTGAGCTGAAGATAGATCTGTCtattcaaactgaaagagttTTTGGAGTGTAGAATATTCTTTTGTGAGCAGCAATTCAGGTTGGACAGCAAAAGTTGGATTCCTTGGATGAATTTCTTGTTGGGAATGTTGCAGAAGGTTGATATCCAGGGGCTACAGGTATTGTGGGATTCTTGTTTTTTGTCCAGCTGTTGCATATTGAAGTGCATAGGTAAcctgaagtgttttctttcataGGCTCAAACTGTTCAGGTTGCTGAAGTTGAACCACAGCCACAGCCGCAGACTTCACCTGAACTTCTACTTCCAAACTCTTTGAAGCCAGAAGAAGGTCTTGAAGTGTGGAAAAGCTGGGCTCAGACCAAGAATGCAGAGTTGGAAAAAGAAGCCCAAAATAGACTAGCGCCTATTGGAAGTAAGTGTCGTGACAACGTGgcctttatttcctttcaagTAGGATTAGGAATGACTAAAATGTTAGGTGTTTACTGCTTTGGATACATCTCTTTTGTTTAATCAGTGATTGTtcctaaatttaaattttcatttactcTGCAGTACTAATAGTGTATTCCCAGTGCCGTAGGACATGTATTAGCTCTGTGCTGAGCCTCCTTGAGCACCTGGGCTGATAGCAATAGAAAAGGGCACTGCATGACTGTGGTGCATGGACAGACTGTCTGGCCAAGCTGGTAGAAAAGTCATGGAGTTGCTGTTTTCCTGTTGCTGCAGGGCAGCATTTCACTGGGGACATGGTAAAAAAGGCAATGTCATGCATTTGGTAGGACAGAGGATCTTTGTATCAAACTCTTGCCTGTTttatattttagtatttctgaCAGCCTAAAAgatctgtatttatttcaacTTGCTTTACTGTACTAGGAGAATGAGGTAGTGCTGGACCAGCCAGATAGAATGGATATGTGGGAAATCTTTCCTGAAATGTTAGGAAGTAATATGGCTTTATGACTTAAATAAtaaagctttgttttgtttttctagggCGTCAGCTGCTGAGGTTCCAGGAAGATCTCATCTCTTCAGCTGTAGCTGAGCTGAATTATGGTCTGTGCTTAATGACACGAGAAGCTCGAAATGGTGATGGTGAACCCTATGATCCAGATGTGCTCTACTATATCTTCCTGTGTATTCAGAAGGTAGGATGGGACAGCTCtatgtgctgcagagctgtccaTGCTGTCAGCATGTGTAGGGGGACTcttggttataaaaatagagaCTGTGGCAGcaattttatatgaaaaaagtctctttgcttaaaaaaccttgaaaacatTAGATGACTTGGCTGTCTTAGGGCAAGCAATGCTTTTGTCTGAGTTAAGTTTGTGAATAACTGAGTCCAGTatcacagtaaaaataaataaatccatttaGCTTATTTTGGTGCGGGGAGAAGGGTTGGATGATGTTTGGAGAAGTTGTCAATGTTAAGACTTAAATCTAGTTGAAGCTCTAACAGGCAAGAACTTAGCTTTATGTGCTATGGGAAGTATGAGCTTTCTGTAAGATCTGCAGGAGTAGAGATAAACTTGGACTGGGAAATTGAGCATCCTTCTTGTTAGTCTGAAAAAGTAGTGTCCAGTAGTCATGTGAAATAACTTGAAGTGAATACATCTGAAATAAAAGGTGAAATCCGATCAGCTTTACTTTATAAggtggtttttcctttttctgcctcGACATTCCCATTATAGCAATGGCGATTACCTACCCAGTACTGGCCTTGGTGCAAGAGTTCTCACTCTTCAAGTAAACTGTAGTAGTCTTCAGTGCTATGCAATAAAATGCTCGACTGAAGATGTGGGCCCTTAGGATGAGGTCTGGTCTGAGGAATGCACTTGCTCCTGCTGTACTGGCCTGTGTTGTGAATCTCTTACAGTATCTCTTTGAAAATGGCCGAGTTGATGACATCTTCTCAGATCTCTACTATATTCGGTTCACTGAATGGCTGCATGAAGTTCTTAAGGACATACAGCCCCGTGTTTCACCTCTTGGTAAGGGCTATAGTTTAAGAACTTTAAAACTTTCCAGAGCATGGAATGTTTAAACTGAACCTACCGTGTGAGTGTAGTCTGAATAGCAATGCTTTTGAAGTATGTAACATCCCTAGGCTAGCTAATGCTGGTCAGGGAGAAAAATGTTGTGTTTGCAGTAATGCTGGGGTTACTGCAGTTGTCAGGCTCAAACTCTGGCTGTCATTGAGCATTATTTGTCAGTCACTTGTTACCAATCAGAAGGCACATTGTGGGGACTTTGTAGTGTCATGGAATTGGCTTACTTGGCAGCCAGCTGATCCTTGATTTGCATCAGGTTTCCTCATCCAAAGTGGTAATACATCCTGCCTCTAATATGTATTGCTTCTTTTGGAGATAATGCAGCACTGTCATAGTGTCTTGTAGCCAGATGGATACTGTCTGCAGGACCAACTGAGTGtcaaacggaaaaaaaaaagagtgattaAAACCTCCAGTGCTGCAATTAGTTGCAGCTCAGTCTCGTGTTAAGGGGATcatggcagcagggagggggagcaGTTCTAAAAGAGACAGGTTTTTACAGAGATCTGTATAAGCACTAGATAAGAATTGCATTTTCTGAGCATGGAAACCCCGTTTCTcattgcttcattttctttgatATATTTGGACATCAGTGAAGAAGTTACTGCTTATGTTCAGAAAAGCAGCTGATATAACTTAGACTAGGTGGCTAAGTAGCGCCATGAGTTTTGgaatccttttgttttcagtctggCTGTTTGATCAGTGCTTTGACATTCCACAAGCCCCAGAGTTCATACTActgtctggtttttttgtttatctgTGTATTTGAagtgtattatttttcttctacacaaaggggaaaaaaacccctgagaaTCAAAGGATTACTCATGTGTCCAAGTACATCACTTGGCACCGTGTACTGACTGAAGCTCTGTACAGGGCCAAGAACTGATTTGTTACACTGGCCTTTCTGCTCTCACATATTATTGGATTAAGAGCATCTGCATTGGAGTCGAACCAATAGTTAAAAGCTGTTTAAATGCATGTTCTTTTCTCTATGGGCTAGGATGTATAGGTATGTTGCACAAGCATACTCTCCACAATTAGAGGTTGATGGATACGTACAAGTGTTTCCTAACTGTACCTGctatttaaaaagttatttgcaGAGCGCTGAATCTTGGAGTTAGTGAgaatctcctcttcctcctgatGAGGTTTTTATACTATCCAGTACTTACAGACTGGAAAATGCTGCCTGTGCTGATGTTGTGCCTGTCCCCTGGCATGATGGTGACTTCTGATTATTGCAGGTTACATCCTCTCCAGTCATGTAACAGAAGAGATGCTGTGGGAGTGTAAGCAGCTTGGAGCTCACTCCCCTTCCACCTTGCTCACTACACTGATGTTTTTCAATACAAAGTAAGTACTCAGGTCTTAGGGAATCTTGGGCAATAAAAGAATTTCAGATACCTTAACAGAATTAGTGTGAAACTGCTGCACTGTGTAGGGCAAAATCATGAGTTTCAAATGGTTGCACAGAGCCCACTTGTAGCTTCATCAGATAAAGTGAGCTATCAGAGGGCAGACTGAACTGTGACTTTTGTATGCTTTGCTGCTGGAACAGTCCTTAGCCCAGTGGTTGCTTTGAGCTTCAGCCCGCATATGATGACTAAAGATAACTAGCTTGCTGTTGTgactctgtcctttgtttgcctCTCAATGTCCTGTGTTCTGTTCTTGCTGTTTAGATACTTCCTGTTGAAAACAGTAGACCAGCACATGAAGCTGGCCTTCTCCAAGGTGCTGAGGCAGACCAAGAAGAACCCTTCTAATCCCAAGGATAAAAGCACGAGTATCCGCTATATGAAGGCTCCAGGCATGCACCAGACAGGACAGAAAGGTAGTGTCTAGGAGGTTTCTCTGGGAATATTTTACTTACTTGGGCTTGAAGAAGTGGATGAACCTGGAGATGTTTGCAGGTAGGGAATCCAAGGCTCTGCCAGTTAACCTGTAGCCTGGCAGTATGCATTTTTCATGCATTCTGTCCAAGAGAGGTTAGTACCTTCTGGTCATAACCCTGGGGACATCCCTTACCTGAGACATGTGGGACTCATCAAGAACTaaggttaatttttttgttactttttttttttttaatgggcaaAGAGGCTATTGGGTGTAAGTGCTTATGAAGAGATGGAGAAAATTCTTTGGGAGGGCTTCTCTTACCTTGATTCATGTGAACTCATACAGGATTCCTATGTAAGTAAAATTTATCCTCCTAAAAGCACAGGATGCAACTGAGGCTTTGCAGTCTTAGTAGTCAGATTTCCCTCATTTGCACGCTGGTAGAGGAGAAACGGAGAGGAGATGGATGGGTTGTGATCTTCAATAGCCTTTGGATGAAGCAAGCTCTGCTTAATGCTTTAAGCATTTATAGCC encodes:
- the QRICH1 gene encoding transcriptional regulator QRICH1, which translates into the protein MNNSLENTISFEEYIRVKARTIPQHRMKEFLDSLASKGPEALQEFQQTATTTMVYQQGGNCIYTDSTEVAGSLLELACPVTTSIQQQTQPEQQIQVQQPQQVQVQVQVQQSPQQVSAQQLSPQLSVHQASEQPIQVQVQIQGQAQQQASQTIQSQSLQSPSPSQLQAAQIQVQHVQTAQQIQAAELQEEHIQHQQIQAQLVAGQAITGGQQIQIQTVGALSPPPSQQGSPREGERRISSASVLQPVKKRKVDMPITVSYAISGQPVATVLAIPQGQQQSYVSLRPDLLTVDSAHLYSATGTITSPTGETWTIPVYSAQPRGDLQQQNITHIAIPQEAYNAVHVSGSPTTLATVKLEDDKDKMVGSTSVVKNSHEEVVQTLANSIFPAQFMNGNIHIPVAVQAVAGTYQNTAQTVHIWDPQQQQQQPTPQEQGQQQQLQVTCSAQTVQVAEVEPQPQPQTSPELLLPNSLKPEEGLEVWKSWAQTKNAELEKEAQNRLAPIGRRQLLRFQEDLISSAVAELNYGLCLMTREARNGDGEPYDPDVLYYIFLCIQKYLFENGRVDDIFSDLYYIRFTEWLHEVLKDIQPRVSPLGYILSSHVTEEMLWECKQLGAHSPSTLLTTLMFFNTKYFLLKTVDQHMKLAFSKVLRQTKKNPSNPKDKSTSIRYMKAPGMHQTGQKVTDDMYAEQTENPENPLRCPIKLYDFYLFKCPQSVKGRNDTFYLTPEPVVAPNSPIWYSIQPISREQMEQMLTRILVIREIQEALAVANASTMH